In the Flavobacterium sp. 90 genome, TACTCAAAAGAGACCTACTTCCATAACTAAGAGCCACATCAATAAGATTTAAAATAATTAAAGTGATTAAAAAAATAATTAAAAGCCTATTTTGTGGTTGAGTATTTTTTGACATCACCATTATAAATTTTTTAAAGTGATTGGGTATACTTGGCTTAAGGCTTATAAAATTAAAATTATAACTAAGTTTTTTTAAGGTGTTGAATTTTAATATAATGAGTGCTAATTGTATGAAATCTTATTTTATCATAATAAATAAGAAATTTGCAAAAAAAAATCTTAAATTTAATTATTAAATGTACCTATTTCAAATTTTACAGCAATACGTATTTTTACCTGTTTTTTCAGAATAATTATTGTCAAGTTTAATGGATGTTGAATAGATGAGATTTGTTTTTTTTATTTCTTTAGTATTAAAAAAGAAAGTGAAGGATCAGTTAATAGACGTTCCATTTCAGAATGGACGATATCCTGAATATCCTGTTTAATCTGAAGGTAATTTCGTTGAATCATGGCATTATCCAGTTTACGTACAACAGGTATATCCTTATAATTTTCTTCCTCTTTTTTGATGGTATCATGATCGTTTATAATTTCTGAGTGAAATGTTTTGAGTTCAATTTTGCAGTCCGGATTGTCTGCTACCATACCCACAAATTCTCCGGAGCTCAAAGCCGAAATTTTTGAAGGCGGTATGGCAGATTCCAATTGTTTGGAACGGCTGATGGAAGTATCTCCGCTATTGATTGATATACTTTCACGGTCCTGCATTATTTTCCCAAAACGCTCGGATAATTGTTTAGAAGTATCTCCTGTAACCTGGCCACTAATGATATTTCCCGTTATGTTCATGATGACATCAGCCTGTTCACGTCCATAGTCTTTTCTGAGCTGGCTGAAGTCCTGTATACCCAGACAGGTTGCCACTTTATTGCTTCTTGCGGTGGCTATAAGACTGTCCATATTGTTGAGATAAATGGTAGGAAATTCATCAAAAATTAAACTGGATTTCATCTTCCCTTTTTTATTGACAAGTTTCACCAGCCTGTTGACATAAAGGGATAAAACGGCGCCGTAAATCTGGATTTTCTGAGGGTTGTTGCCCATACATACAATCTTGGGTTCATTTGGATTATTGATATCTAAAGTAAAGTCATTTCCGGATAATACATAATAGAGAGAAGGGGATGAGAGCCTTGCCATTGCAATTTTAGCAGTTGCAATTTGTCCCTCCAATTGATCCATAGCATCGTTTAGGTAAGCATTTATAAAAGGGTTTATCAGTACCTCAATTTCCTTTTCTGTCCTGAGCAGCGTAAACAGAAGGTCATACTCAAGTTGCATGAGTTCAATCACATGCGGCAGGGTGCAGAATTCTCCGTCTTTATAGCGTCTGAGATACCAGATTACAGCAGATAAAAAGTTAATGGGGGATTCTACAAAAAAGTCTCCCTGTCGTTTGATCCACTCTCTGTTGAGCCCCATTAAAATGGTACGGGCAGACTCGGAGGCATCTGTTATATCTTCCATGCTCTGGGGGTCAAGCGGATTACACCTGTGCATAATATTATCAAAATTTATAAAGTAACATTTTGGGGTTATTTTATAGACATGTTTATAGTTTTCAAAAGTATTATACACAATTTTAGAGAGATCATCATATTTAAAATCGTAAACAAACATGCTGAATCCCTTTTGAATATGCTGGGTAATTACATGACGTATTACAAAGTATGATTTTCCGGAACCAGGCGTACCTAAAACCATAAGCGCACGAAAAGGATTAATGATATTAATCCAGCTATTTCGGATTTTATCCTTCAGATAATACCGAGCCGGAAGATTAATGGAATATTCATTTTCCAGGAGTCTTTCTTCCTGAGGAAAGGTTTCATTTTCCTTATTAAAAATATCTTTGGAGCTGAGCCTGTTTTTTATAATGCGGGAAAGCAGAGTTCCTCCCGAGAGTATCAAAAGATAACCGGTTGATGTTATAAAAATATATACTATGGCTGCGGAAGTTCTTTCAGCGGAAAGATGCAGAGAAAGATAACTTATAAAGTACAGCAGAATTCCTGTGAGTATATAGACAAATGCATTTTTATAGTTCAGTTTTTCATCTTTTCTGCCTTTGGCACCCAGCAAGGAAATGATTAGAAATCCCAGGGCAAAGAATTTGCATTTATGAAAATTACCAAATAGTCCGGTATTATAAATATTGCCTAAAATAGTATCACTAAATTTACTTACCAGCTGCCAGTCTTTAAAAGCAATATAACATTCATAGTAAAAATGAATACTCAATAGTATGATACTAATGAGTCTGGTCATATCTAAAATTTTTCTCAAAGCCTGATCATTTTCTCCTGTCTGCATCCCCATGGCTGTATGTTTTATTGATTGTCAGATTGTCCTTTTCTCTTTCTTTTTTTTCTTCTGCCTTTTAATTGATTCGGCACATAATTTCCAACATATTCATATTGGAGTATGGAATCGATGAGTTCTTTCAATTCACTGTCAGATGATAAAATTTTGTCCTGATCCTGTAAAGTATCACAGGATGTGTTTTGAATAACTTCAGCTTTATTTTTGAATTTACCAACTTTTTGAAAAGCTGTTAAATCTTTATCAATGGATGTGTTCTCACAGCGGTACTGAATAGCTTTTGCAGCATACGACTTCCCTAAAACACTTCCGTTGCATACACATTTTGTTGTGTGATCTATGTATGTGATTCCAAATAAAAATCCCTGATCATTTCTTCTGCCGGCAATAGCAATACCTTTTTTCTGGAGTGTTGTTTCTAACTGCTCAAAAGTGGTTTTCCTGCTGTTTAAAAAGGCAAGATCAATTTCATTTTTAATCCTTTTCAGATCCGAAAGACGTGCTGTTTTATTTGAAGTAAATTTTTTCTCCAGATACTCAAGTGTCGGTTTAGTGTAAAGACTGCTGGCTTTAATTGGAACCCCGACAGCTTTCTTTTCATTGTCAATTATTCTGTACACAAGTCCTCTATATAGAAACATTTTGGAATCCTCTCTACCACGCTCAGCCGATACGTTATATAAATTCAATACTGCATTTAGCTCTCCAATGGTGGTGAATTTATAATGAGGAACAACAGCATTTAAAATGCCTGAAATGGCTTTTTTAGTTTCGGATCTGCCGTATTGGACTTTCTGGATATTAATTGCTTTCAGATCTGTCTGCTGTTTTTTATTTCGAGTGGATGCCTGTACGAGATTGAACTGCTTTTCAATTTCTTTTCGGGCTGTTTCAGATTGATTTTTCCCAATATTCTGCATGTCAATTCTCTTTCCATTGGACTGCACTTTTATTGATACAATGTGAATGTGAGGATGTCCTGC is a window encoding:
- the mobC gene encoding conjugal transfer protein MobC, which codes for MQTGENDQALRKILDMTRLISIILLSIHFYYECYIAFKDWQLVSKFSDTILGNIYNTGLFGNFHKCKFFALGFLIISLLGAKGRKDEKLNYKNAFVYILTGILLYFISYLSLHLSAERTSAAIVYIFITSTGYLLILSGGTLLSRIIKNRLSSKDIFNKENETFPQEERLLENEYSINLPARYYLKDKIRNSWINIINPFRALMVLGTPGSGKSYFVIRHVITQHIQKGFSMFVYDFKYDDLSKIVYNTFENYKHVYKITPKCYFINFDNIMHRCNPLDPQSMEDITDASESARTILMGLNREWIKRQGDFFVESPINFLSAVIWYLRRYKDGEFCTLPHVIELMQLEYDLLFTLLRTEKEIEVLINPFINAYLNDAMDQLEGQIATAKIAMARLSSPSLYYVLSGNDFTLDINNPNEPKIVCMGNNPQKIQIYGAVLSLYVNRLVKLVNKKGKMKSSLIFDEFPTIYLNNMDSLIATARSNKVATCLGIQDFSQLRKDYGREQADVIMNITGNIISGQVTGDTSKQLSERFGKIMQDRESISINSGDTSISRSKQLESAIPPSKISALSSGEFVGMVADNPDCKIELKTFHSEIINDHDTIKKEEENYKDIPVVRKLDNAMIQRNYLQIKQDIQDIVHSEMERLLTDPSLSFLILKK
- a CDS encoding relaxase/mobilization nuclease domain-containing protein, which produces MVAIINTGHSLRSIFHYNENKVSIGAAQCIGEGNYPMDVDQMSLDFKLKLLLKQLELNENVTRNSVHISLNFDPSETGLSKEKLIEIASIYMAKIGFGLQPYLVYQHHDAGHPHIHIVSIKVQSNGKRIDMQNIGKNQSETARKEIEKQFNLVQASTRNKKQQTDLKAINIQKVQYGRSETKKAISGILNAVVPHYKFTTIGELNAVLNLYNVSAERGREDSKMFLYRGLVYRIIDNEKKAVGVPIKASSLYTKPTLEYLEKKFTSNKTARLSDLKRIKNEIDLAFLNSRKTTFEQLETTLQKKGIAIAGRRNDQGFLFGITYIDHTTKCVCNGSVLGKSYAAKAIQYRCENTSIDKDLTAFQKVGKFKNKAEVIQNTSCDTLQDQDKILSSDSELKELIDSILQYEYVGNYVPNQLKGRRKKRKRKGQSDNQ